The following nucleotide sequence is from Gaiellales bacterium.
GACGAACTCCTGCCCGACGTCGTCTCCCGTTCGCACGTCGGCGAGCACCGTGCCGTGCCCCACGCCGCGCAATTTGTTCATCGCGCGGTCGAAGAACGCCGCCGGCACGCGCAGCACGATCGTCGCCCGCCGGTGCTCGGTGCCGGCCGTGTCCGTGCTCAGGGTGTAGCCGCCGTACTGCGAGGCGATCGCGTCGACCGCAGGCACCGCATCGGCGATCGCCTTCCCGCTCAGCCGCAGCGAGAGCCGGCCGGTCTTGATGATCGTCGAGCGCGCCTTGGGAAGCTTCAGCTTCGTCAGGACGATGCTCGCGTCCTGCTCGCGGACGGCCGAGCCCGACCCCGGCTCGCCGAGCGCACCGTAGACTGCGTCACCGGCCGCCGACTTCGACGTGTCCGCAACGCGCGAGCCTCCCGCGGCCGACCCGCCGCCGCCGTTTCCGGCGCTCCCCGAGCTGCTGCCTCCCCCGCACCCGGCCACTCCGGCCGTCGCCAGCACGAATGCGCAGATGGTTCCGATGGTTCCTGCCCGCATGACGCCTCCTCCGATTGCTGCCCCTATGACAGCCGGCCGGCGCCGCCGGTTCCCCGGAAGATCACACGGCGACGGGAAGCGCGTCCTCGAGCGCCGCGTCGGCGAGCGCGCGGTCCGGGCCGCAGACGAACACGACCTCGCGGTTGCGCACGTGCGACACGGTGCCGACCCGGCGGCCCGCGGGATCGTGGATGCCGATGCGCGCACCGACGTAGCGCGGCGCGTCGATGTGACGCGAGGCCACGTGGCCGCGCTGCGCGAGCATCGAGCGCATCGCGTCGAGCTCGTGGAAGCCCTCGTTCGAGAACGAGATCACGAGCCACGGCGTCGGCAGCCGCTCGACCAGGTCGGCCAGGACATCCCACGCGCGCCGGCGGGAGTTGTAGGGGCTCCGGCGCTCGCGCACGTCGACCCGCTTGCACGCCACGCCGTAGTGCGGAGGAGCGTCGCCGCGAACGATCGTCTCCCAGACGTGGTAGTTGCCCGCGTAGCAGTGCTGGTTGTACGGC
It contains:
- a CDS encoding DUF4349 domain-containing protein, translating into MRAGTIGTICAFVLATAGVAGCGGGSSSGSAGNGGGGSAAGGSRVADTSKSAAGDAVYGALGEPGSGSAVREQDASIVLTKLKLPKARSTIIKTGRLSLRLSGKAIADAVPAVDAIASQYGGYTLSTDTAGTEHRRATIVLRVPAAFFDRAMNKLRGVGHGTVLADVRTGDDVGQEFVDLGARARNLKAQSKALLRLMDKAVTVSDTIRVQNQLFDVQGQLEQLEGRLRYLHDQADMSTITVSLSQTGAAHTRHHHSPPTAIGSALRRGWHLTVGVVTAVIVAAGVVIPVAVLAALALIAGLRLAPSIRRLLERLRKPAPDTA